From Euwallacea fornicatus isolate EFF26 chromosome 35, ASM4011564v1, whole genome shotgun sequence, a single genomic window includes:
- the LOC136348871 gene encoding WD repeat-containing protein 87-like isoform X3, translating into MHFLEKLCRICVQTGAPVVDIETVDFDSVRLSEKLQNCANLEISEDSISTAICEKCVNKLRVSYHFLNMCKKSTNIIQGYVDKLNFAHDKYNTETVSNDNRGLAIAFRNSELNVEIEKLSIESDNNLFESSIRNYSGKKKQRITKGQRCSLLQQLLNRPKRDADKSIISCYPRYDHTKGGLKSIIDFTRNYEFTLDKNSNIETTPLDKLTAFSKNYFKRDFSEFRDHILDVIESEEKFEYDSDFESQEEDFLSEEEDGSVQDNIEEVVVEQDTKIKKEIIIGNNDEDEDYLETSFEEMAEVKNEPEEPEFEVEDHMHDLNLNLRVKEDPAEKDFSLTKRLNLNSSPAVKLLDRFRLVASYPMNSRKVFSSSNVRCRTRDHPYINPILKNQFLYRSFKCERCNRSFKSQGYLKAHTSKVH; encoded by the exons atgcattttttggaaaaattgtgtaggatatgtgttcaaacaggGGCTCCGGTAGTGGACATCGAGACCGTAGACTTCGATTCGGTCAGGTTAAGCGAGAAATTGCAGAATTGCGCTAATTTG GAAATTTCTGAAGATTCAATTTCAACAGCAATTTGCGAAAAATGTGTCAACAAACTACGAGTATCTTACCATTTCCTCAACATGTGCAAAAAGAGTACAAACATAATTCAGGGATATGTAGACAAACTTAATTTTGCACATGACAAATATAATACCGAGACTGTTAGTAATGATAATCGTGGACTAGCAATAGCATTTCGGAATAGTGAATTGAAtgtagaaattgaaaaactctCTATTGAATctgacaataatttatttgaaagtaGTATAAGAAATTACTCTGGCAAAAAGAAACAGAGAATTACCAAGGGGCAGAGGTGTTCTTTGTTGCAACAGCTATTAAACAGACCAAAAAGAGATGCAGATAAATCTATAATTTCTTGCTACCCTAGGTATGACCACACAAAAGGAGGGTTAAAGAGCATTATTgattttacaagaaattatgaatttaCTTTAGataaaaactcaaatattgaaaCCACTCCTTTAGACAAATTAACTGCATTCTCAAAAAACTACTTTAAAAGGGATTTTTCTGAATTCAGAGACCATATTCTTGATGTAATTGAGAGTGAGGAGAAATTTGAGTATGACAGcgattttgaatctcaggaagaGGATTTTTTAAGTGAGGAAGAGGATGGAAGTGTGCAAGACAATATTGAGGAAGTGGTGGTGGAACAagacacaaaaataaaaaaggaaatcatAATTGGTAATAATGATGAAGATGAAG ATTATCTAGAAACATCATTTGAGGAGATGGCAGAAGTAAAAAATGAGCCTGAAGAACCTGAATTTGAAGTTGAAGACCATATGCATGATTTGAACCTAAATTTAAGGGTGAAAGAAGACCCTGCAGAGAAAGATTTTTCACTCACAAAAAGGCTTAATCTAAATTCTTCACCAGCAGTTAAGCTACTAGACAG GTTTAGGTTAGTGGCATCATATCCAATGAACTCAAGGAAGGTTTTTTCGTCAAGCAATGTAAGGTGTCGCACTCGAGACCACCCCTACATCAACCcaatattgaaaaatcagTTCCTGTATAGAAGTTTTAAATGCGAGAGATGTAATCGGTCTTTTAAAAGTCAGGGCTACTTAAAAGCTCACACGTCCAAAGTACATTAA
- the LOC136348871 gene encoding chromosome partition protein Smc-like isoform X1: MHFLEKLCRICVQTGAPVVDIETVDFDSVRLSEKLQNCANLEISEDSISTAICEKCVNKLRVSYHFLNMCKKSTNIIQGYVDKLNFAHDKYNTETVSNDNRGLAIAFRNSELNVEIEKLSIESDNNLFESSIRNYSGKKKQRITKGQRCSLLQQLLNRPKRDADKSIISCYPRYDHTKGGLKSIIDFTRNYEFTLDKNSNIETTPLDKLTAFSKNYFKRDFSEFRDHILDVIESEEKFEYDSDFESQEEDFLSEEEDGSVQDNIEEVVVEQDTKIKKEIIIGNNDEDEDSRCPLDYLETSFEEMAEVKNEPEEPEFEVEDHMHDLNLNLRVKEDPAEKDFSLTKRLNLNSSPAVKLLDRFRLVASYPMNSRKVFSSSNVRCRTRDHPYINPILKNQFLYRSFKCERCNRSFKSQGYLKAHTSKVH, encoded by the exons atgcattttttggaaaaattgtgtaggatatgtgttcaaacaggGGCTCCGGTAGTGGACATCGAGACCGTAGACTTCGATTCGGTCAGGTTAAGCGAGAAATTGCAGAATTGCGCTAATTTG GAAATTTCTGAAGATTCAATTTCAACAGCAATTTGCGAAAAATGTGTCAACAAACTACGAGTATCTTACCATTTCCTCAACATGTGCAAAAAGAGTACAAACATAATTCAGGGATATGTAGACAAACTTAATTTTGCACATGACAAATATAATACCGAGACTGTTAGTAATGATAATCGTGGACTAGCAATAGCATTTCGGAATAGTGAATTGAAtgtagaaattgaaaaactctCTATTGAATctgacaataatttatttgaaagtaGTATAAGAAATTACTCTGGCAAAAAGAAACAGAGAATTACCAAGGGGCAGAGGTGTTCTTTGTTGCAACAGCTATTAAACAGACCAAAAAGAGATGCAGATAAATCTATAATTTCTTGCTACCCTAGGTATGACCACACAAAAGGAGGGTTAAAGAGCATTATTgattttacaagaaattatgaatttaCTTTAGataaaaactcaaatattgaaaCCACTCCTTTAGACAAATTAACTGCATTCTCAAAAAACTACTTTAAAAGGGATTTTTCTGAATTCAGAGACCATATTCTTGATGTAATTGAGAGTGAGGAGAAATTTGAGTATGACAGcgattttgaatctcaggaagaGGATTTTTTAAGTGAGGAAGAGGATGGAAGTGTGCAAGACAATATTGAGGAAGTGGTGGTGGAACAagacacaaaaataaaaaaggaaatcatAATTGGTAATAATGATGAAGATGAAG ACAGCCGTTGTCCTTTAGATTATCTAGAAACATCATTTGAGGAGATGGCAGAAGTAAAAAATGAGCCTGAAGAACCTGAATTTGAAGTTGAAGACCATATGCATGATTTGAACCTAAATTTAAGGGTGAAAGAAGACCCTGCAGAGAAAGATTTTTCACTCACAAAAAGGCTTAATCTAAATTCTTCACCAGCAGTTAAGCTACTAGACAG GTTTAGGTTAGTGGCATCATATCCAATGAACTCAAGGAAGGTTTTTTCGTCAAGCAATGTAAGGTGTCGCACTCGAGACCACCCCTACATCAACCcaatattgaaaaatcagTTCCTGTATAGAAGTTTTAAATGCGAGAGATGTAATCGGTCTTTTAAAAGTCAGGGCTACTTAAAAGCTCACACGTCCAAAGTACATTAA
- the LOC136348871 gene encoding chromosome partition protein Smc-like isoform X2 codes for MHFLEKLCRICVQTGAPVVDIETVDFDSVRLSEKLQNCANLEISEDSISTAICEKCVNKLRVSYHFLNMCKKSTNIIQGYVDKLNFAHDKYNTETVSNDNRGLAIAFRNSELNVEIEKLSIESDNNLFESSIRNYSGKKKQRITKGQRCSLLQQLLNRPKRDADKSIISCYPRYDHTKGGLKSIIDFTRNYEFTLDKNSNIETTPLDKLTAFSKNYFKRDFSEFRDHILDVIESEEKFEYDSDFESQEEDFLSEEEDGSVQDNIEEVVVEQDTKIKKEIIIGNNDEDEDSRCPLDYLETSFEEMAEVKNEPEEPEFEVEDHMHDLNLNLRVKEDPAEKDFSLTKRLNLNSSPAVKLLDRLVASYPMNSRKVFSSSNVRCRTRDHPYINPILKNQFLYRSFKCERCNRSFKSQGYLKAHTSKVH; via the exons atgcattttttggaaaaattgtgtaggatatgtgttcaaacaggGGCTCCGGTAGTGGACATCGAGACCGTAGACTTCGATTCGGTCAGGTTAAGCGAGAAATTGCAGAATTGCGCTAATTTG GAAATTTCTGAAGATTCAATTTCAACAGCAATTTGCGAAAAATGTGTCAACAAACTACGAGTATCTTACCATTTCCTCAACATGTGCAAAAAGAGTACAAACATAATTCAGGGATATGTAGACAAACTTAATTTTGCACATGACAAATATAATACCGAGACTGTTAGTAATGATAATCGTGGACTAGCAATAGCATTTCGGAATAGTGAATTGAAtgtagaaattgaaaaactctCTATTGAATctgacaataatttatttgaaagtaGTATAAGAAATTACTCTGGCAAAAAGAAACAGAGAATTACCAAGGGGCAGAGGTGTTCTTTGTTGCAACAGCTATTAAACAGACCAAAAAGAGATGCAGATAAATCTATAATTTCTTGCTACCCTAGGTATGACCACACAAAAGGAGGGTTAAAGAGCATTATTgattttacaagaaattatgaatttaCTTTAGataaaaactcaaatattgaaaCCACTCCTTTAGACAAATTAACTGCATTCTCAAAAAACTACTTTAAAAGGGATTTTTCTGAATTCAGAGACCATATTCTTGATGTAATTGAGAGTGAGGAGAAATTTGAGTATGACAGcgattttgaatctcaggaagaGGATTTTTTAAGTGAGGAAGAGGATGGAAGTGTGCAAGACAATATTGAGGAAGTGGTGGTGGAACAagacacaaaaataaaaaaggaaatcatAATTGGTAATAATGATGAAGATGAAG ACAGCCGTTGTCCTTTAGATTATCTAGAAACATCATTTGAGGAGATGGCAGAAGTAAAAAATGAGCCTGAAGAACCTGAATTTGAAGTTGAAGACCATATGCATGATTTGAACCTAAATTTAAGGGTGAAAGAAGACCCTGCAGAGAAAGATTTTTCACTCACAAAAAGGCTTAATCTAAATTCTTCACCAGCAGTTAAGCTACTAGACAG GTTAGTGGCATCATATCCAATGAACTCAAGGAAGGTTTTTTCGTCAAGCAATGTAAGGTGTCGCACTCGAGACCACCCCTACATCAACCcaatattgaaaaatcagTTCCTGTATAGAAGTTTTAAATGCGAGAGATGTAATCGGTCTTTTAAAAGTCAGGGCTACTTAAAAGCTCACACGTCCAAAGTACATTAA
- the LOC136348730 gene encoding uncharacterized protein, whose amino-acid sequence MEHNRSGYNRNYPYERRPPRQNRTHRPEERRLPQQNTNQSMAGGYRGQYYNNFNHQHRNNKYPRKIPPRQNNYPERTFDNSGREVDNNQACNNSRQTEIANVSTVVTEWSPLEVKAKSFLDRVFTQEGVRAKLIFLQTIDNAIQTLQGTVDNCQLQMTVEQCPTGEYILKIGQEDIVRGLFPSKQLARHSLAEEALITLKKDCFYIIKKNDFEEVLTNDQGEKKDNKSQYNLEGSKAHQMMVKMGWGGKGLGINEQGEEKTVAETIDQNISRQGLGVDNVFKKIHSILEDYTKSNKMSLLKFDPNFTSEERAHIHKIASKFGLKSKSEGKGDQRRITITKKLNRSDLVYNLLISGLENALYKLQIPSKFAYLWDHDQNNEDIAFLPHFPTNKFISDIDSDI is encoded by the coding sequence ATGGAACACAACAGATCGGGCTACAACAGAAATTACCCATATGAACGAAGACCCCCACGTCAAAATAGAACTCACAGACCTGAGGAAAGAAGACTCCCACAACAGAATACAAATCAGTCTATGGCAGGTGGATACAGGGGTCAGTactacaataattttaaccaTCAACACAGAAATAACAAGTATCCTAGAAAAATACCTCCTAGGCAAAACAATTACCCTGAAAGAACTTTTGACAATAGTGGTAGGGAAGTAGACAATAATCAGGCTTGCAATAATAGTAGACAAACTGAAATTGCAAATGTAAGTACTGTTGTTACAGAGTGGAGCCCTTTGGAAGTGAAAGCTAAGTCTTTCCTTGATAGGGTCTTCACTCAGGAAGGTGTAAGagcaaaattgatatttctgCAGACAATTGACAATgctattcaaactttgcaaGGTACTGTTGATAATTGCCAATTGCAAATGACAGTAGAGCAATGCCCTACTGGAGaatatatcttgaaaattggCCAAGAAGACATTGTCAGAGGCTTGTTTCCCTCAAAACAACTAGCTAGGCATAGTTTGGCCGAAGAAgctttaataactttaaaaaaagactgtttttatattataaaaaaaaatgactttgaGGAAGTTTTGACTAATGACCAAGGTGAGAAAAAAGATAATAAGTCTCAGTATAATTTAGAAGGCAGTAAGGCACATCAAATGATGGTGAAAATGGGGTGGGGTGGAAAAGGGCTGGGTATTAATGAACAGGGTGAGGAGAAGACTGTAGCTGAAACTATAGACCAAAATATTAGTAGACAAGGACTTGGAGTAgataatgttttcaaaaaaatccatagtaTCCTTGAAGATTACACGAAATCAAACAAAATGAGTTTGCTCAAGTTTGACCCAAATTTCACTTCAGAGGAGAGAGCGcacattcacaaaattgcctcaaaatttggtttaaaatcAAAGAGCGAGGGCAAAGGAGATCAGAGGAGGATCACTATCACCAAAAAGCTAAATCGAAGTGATTTGGTGTACAATTTACTAATCAGTGGTTTGGAAAACGCTCTTTATAAACTACAGATTCCCTCTAAATTTGCGTATTTGTGGGACCATGATCAAAACAATGAGGATATCGCTTTTCTGCCACATTTTCCTACTAATAAGTTTATTAGTGATATAGATAGTGATATATAG